CCTTCACCCCTGCGTCAGCCAACCATGCGGCTGCCTCCGGGCTCAGCGTCGGGCTGTCCTGGAAGTAGCGGAGCGCGTCGGAGAAGACGCGGTTCGACCAGCCTGTCGCGACCAGCGCGACCTTCCCGCTGAGCCCGCTGCCGTTTCCGCCCAGCGAGCCCCGAAGGTCCGCCACGCTGAGGCGGTGATGCGGCCGGGCGATCGGCTCCACGCGGAAGAGGACGCCCTCGCCGATGAGCCGGTCGAGCGGGATCCGATCGATCGGCGTTCCTCCCGCGACGAAGTGGTAGGGGGCGTCGATGTGCGTGGCGGTATGGATCGCCATGTAGAGGTCAGCGTTCGAGCGCCGGTGGATCTCATGGACATGGAACGGGGCGATGTGGACCTTCCGGAACATGGGGTGGCCGACCCCGGGCGCAAGGGGAATCGTCAGGTCGATGAGGCGCGGCACAGCGTGCCTCCTCCGGCGTCCTCCTCAGCGAATCAACAGCCCTCAGGGCACACTCATCCCGGCGTGGGGCGCGAGGTACTGGTTGAAGATCAGCTTGGCATCGGGCCCGGCGCGCTTCACCCAGCCGGGGAGAACGTGCTTCGCCAGCGTCTCCCGGACCGCCGCGGCCATAGCTGGAGTCATCGGCACCCACTCCATCCCCTTCTCGACGTTCTTGTCTATGCCCTCCTTGGTGTTCTTCCGCCCCAGGTCCCACGCTTTCTCGCTGAACTCCTCCCCGAGCTTCCTCAGGATCGCCTGAACCTCGGGCGTGAGCCTGTCCCAGCTCCGCTTGCTCACCACCAGGACGCCGCTGTTCGGGCCGTGATTAACATCCACCATGTACTTGGTTACCTCGTACCACTTCAACGCGTAACCGGGATAGGTCCCGGTGAAGGCCGCGTCCACGGTTCCGCGCTCCAGCGCAGTGTAGACCTCGGCGAATGTGATGGGGACCCCCTCCGCCCCGAGCGCCCGCGCGAACTCCGTCTGGCCGGCGCCGTACACGCGAATCTTCAACCCTCTGAGGTCAGCCGGGCTCCGGATCGGCTTCCGGCTGAAGATGACCTGGTGCGGCCAGATGTAGCCCCCCAGCACGACTCCCCCGAGCTTGTCCTCGTACCTCTTCACGGCCTGCAGGAAGGAGATGTGAGCCTTGATGGAGGTCTCGAGGCTCGGATACAGCCCCGGGAGGTCCACCGCTTCGACCACGGGCACCTCTCCGGCCACGTAGGCGAGGATGATGTCGGCGATGTCCACCAGGCCCGCCTTGGTGACCCGCACCAGCTCGAAGCCGGTGAGGCCCAGCTCAGGCAGGCTCACGACGTCGACCTTGATCTGCCCCTTCGTGCGCCTGTCCAGTTCGTCCGCCAGCCACGTCCAGAGTGCGAACTGTGGCAAGGGGCGACTGGTGGCCACGGTTTTCCAGCGGACCGTCGTCTGGGCCGGCGCGATGTCAGAGATAGCGAAGATCGCGACCAGGGCCCCCAGCACGGAGGCAAGCAGCTTCACTCGCATGTTCCGTTCCTCCCTCGTTGAATTCCCAAGATGCCGTGCGACGCAATCAGGTTACAAATTCCACGCAAGCGGGCGGGACCTCGCTCTTGCACGACAACGGCCCCAACAGGGCCAATGGTCTGAAGATGCCGGTAATGTACTATATGTCCTGGAACCAGACAATGGGCCTCTAACACGTGAGCGAGCCTGCCCCTGGCGTGCGCCACCGAGCGTTTGTGGAATGTTCGCTGGGACAAGGGGAGTAACCAGATGCCGACGGCCTTCGTAAGCGGGCTCTCGATCCATTACCTGCTGGCCGGTGGCGGTCCCACGCGCCTCTGCCTCGTGCATGGTGCGGGCGGCGCCGCCGGGCTCTGGATTCGCCAGCTTGAGGAGCTGACCGACATCGCGCAGATGGTCGCGCTGGACCTGCCCGGGCACGGCCAGTCCGGCGGTCCGGGCTGCGACAGAATCGCCGACTACGTCAGGGCCGTGCGGGAGCTCCTGGACGCCCTCGGGCATTCGAAAGTCGTGCTGTGCGGCCACTCGATGGGCGGGGCGGTGGCGCAAGCGTTCGCGCTGGCGCATCCGAACTACCTGGCCGGGCTTGTCCTGGTCGGCACCGGGGCACGCCTGCGTGTTCTGCCCAAGATCTTCGAGCTCCTGGCTCGAGACTACCCCGAGGGGGTGCGCTTTGTCAGCCGGCTCGCTGTGAGCCTGGGCGCCCCGGGCCACCTGCTGGAGTCGCTGATCCGGCAGACGCTCAGCACGTCCCAGGCGGTGGTAATCGGGGACTTCCGAGCCTGCGACGCATTCGACGTGATGGCGCGGCTCGGGGAGATTCGCACACCGACGCTGGTGATCTGCGGGACCGATGACCAGCTCACCCCCCCGAAGTACGCGCAGTTCCTCCGGGATCACATCGCTGGCGCGCGCCTGGTGCTCATCTCGGGAGCCGGCCACTACGTCCAGCTCGAGCGGCCCGACGAGACCACCGCGGCGCTGAGGGAGTTCCTCGCGTACTTGACCCCTCCTCAGATCCGACACTAAGATCGCGTCAGCAGCTCGTCTGACCCCATGCGGTTCTGGCTGGAGCAGGCGGAGGCGGAGCTTGGGGAGCTCGGCTAGCCTCTGAGGGTCATGAATGCCGGTCGCGTCGTTCTGCGCGCCGAGGGAGAGCGAAGGGAACGCGACGCTCCTCGTCCTGGTCGATAGCTCGCAGAGCGAGTACGCTCACGTGGGCGAGACCGTCCTGGCGGCCCTGGCTCACTTCGGGATGCCCTACCGGCTCCACGACCTCGCCCGAGGACCACTCGCCGCGCGCGACCTCGCCCGCCACGCCGCCGCCGTCATCGCGCAGGAACACCTGGGCCCTCGACTCAAGCCGTCAGACCTGAAAGCGCTCCTGAACGCGCTCGAAGGGGGCCTTGGCCTGGTCAACTTCGACCACGACCTGGGGGCATACTCTGACTCTCTCTCGGATGCGCTCGGCCTCGCCGGGTCGCATGCGGGCGGGCGGGTCGGCGTGGACGGCGCTGACGCCCTCGTGGTCTCGCAGAACAGCCACTTCATCTCCTACACCCAGGACGCCGGCGCCACCCACCGGTTCAGGATGCCGGTGCCGATAGCGCTGACCCGCCTCAAAGGACCGGGGGCTTCTATCCTCGCGGAAACGGCGGCAGGCGCTCCCGCGGTGATCGCGACACGCATCGGCCAGGGCCGCGCGGTCCAATGGCTCGTCTCGCCCAGGCTCTGGCTCCTCCAGTACTTCGGCCACGCCCACGGTCTGGACGACCTCTTCTGGAAGTCCATCGTCTGGGGCGCGCGGAAACCGTTCGTGATGAAGGCGATGCCGCCGTTCGTCAGACTCCGCTTCGACGACTGTAACGGCCTCTGGCGCACGGCCCAGGATTTTCGCTTCGTGGACGTGCTCAACGAGTTCGGGCACACGCCCTCCCTTTGTCTCTGCATGCGGGCGGTCACGGGCGACGGCGCGCGCAGGATCTCCGAGCTCCATGCCAGCGGTCGGGCCCAGTTCGCCCCCCACACCCTGGCACCCGGCACGAGCATCTTCTATGGCGACGAGCGCGGGCCGTACCCGGAGCCGGAGCTGCGCGCCATCATGAAGGAGGTGGATGAGCTCTTCGCCCGGTGGGGGGTCCGGCCGTCCAGGATCCTCAGCGACCACGACCACGAATACAGCTCGCCGGTGGTGCCCCTCCTCAAGGAGCGCGGGATCTGCTTCAAGATGAACATCACGCTGCCGGACGAGCGCTGGACCGACATCCACGTGGACTGGCGGCCCGCGCCCTACGGCTCGATGAGCTACGCGCTCGACTACCTTCCCGACACGCGCGACCTCTTCGTGGTCTTCAACCACTACCCCAGCTTCGACTACGCTCGGGGGTATCTTCCCAACGGCCGCTTTCTCTACAACCGTGCCGGCGGCTTCGGGCCCTACATGTGGGATTTCCTGAACGGTTTGACGACCTATCGAGGCGACCGGGGCAGAAACGACATCGAAGCGGCAGCCCAGCGCCTCGCCGCCCACACCCGCCTCGGGCTGGACAGCCTGTTCTTCGGCGGGTCCATCACCCACTCCCACTTCACCGAGCAGTTCTCCGAGGCCGAATGGCGCGCGCTCCTAAGCCGTTACGAGGAGCTGACCGCCCGGCATGATAAGCGAAACGTCCCCTACGAGCTGATCGCCGAGTACGCGCGCGGCAAGTTCGACACTCATCTCGCCGGCGCCGGGTGGGACGCCCGGGCCGGGGCTTTCCACTGCGCGCTCACGGGAGCGACGCGTGTTCCCCTCGAGCTCTATGTCTTCCGCGATGTCGATGACGCCGTGGAACACCGCTTCGAGACGGTCCCGGAATTCAATGGCCGGGTCGATGTGAGCTTCGCCGGCAGCTAATCAAAAGGTCAGGAGAACGGAGCGACGATGAAAGCCGCAATCTACTTCGAATACGGCGGACCGGACGTGCTCCGGTACGCGGAGGTTCCGGGACCCCAGCTCGGTCCCGGCGACGCTGTCGTCCGCATCCACGCGGTGTCCCTCAACGCCTTCGACCTGATGGCCCGCTCGGGGCGCTACAAGCCCAACCCCGGCTTTCCTCACATCCTGGGGTCAGACTTTAGCGGCGAAGTCGCGGAGATCGACCCGGAGGCGGGCGCGCCTGTGCGCGTGGGCCAGCGCGTGACCGCCTGGTGGGTGGTTCCGTGCGGGCGCTGCGAGCAGTGCCTCAGCGGGCACCCGAACCGCTGCGCCCTCGACTACAAGTACCTCGGCGCCCATCTGCCGGGGGCCTACGCCGAGTACGTCAAGCTCCCGGCCATCAACCTCATCCCGATTCCCGACAGCATGAGCTGGGAGGAGGCCGCCGCCTTCCCCACCGCGTTCGGCACGGCCTGGCACATGCTGGTGACCAACGCCAACCTCCGTCCGGGCGAAACCGTCCTGATCCACGCTGCCGGCTCCGGGGTCAGCACCGCGGCCGTCCAGATCGCCAAGCTCGTCGGCGCCTACGTGTTTGTGACGGCAAGCGCCGACTGGAAGCTCGAGCGCGCCAGAGCGCTCGGCGCGGACGAGGGCATCAACTACGCGACCCAGGACTTCCAGCAGGAGATCATGCGCCGCACCGACAAGCGCGGCGTTGACGTCGTCCTCGAGCATGTGGGCGGCGACGTCTGGGACAGATCGATCCGGAGCCTCACCCGCGGCGGCCGCCTCGTGACCACGGGCGGCACGGCCGGGTACGAGGTCTCGATGAACGTGGCCTACGTCTTCCACAAGGAGCTCAAGCTGATCGGCGCCAACAGCACGACGAAGGGCGAGCTGGAAGCGATGCTGCCGCTGCTCGAGGCGGGCCGGCTCAAGCCCGTCGTCGATCGCGTCTTTCCGCTAGAGGACGCGAGCGAGGCGCACCGCTACATGGAGAGCCGCAAGCACTTCGGCAAGGTCGTTCTGCGGGTTTCGCACTGACGCGCGACGGCGCGGGACTTCCCTCTGCTAGCCCGCCTCCCTGGTCAGCAGGAAGACCACGAGCGTCACGACCGCCAGGGTGAGGAGAAGCGCCAGGAAGACGGGGAAGTTGTGGTGGTGGAAGCGCGCGGCACCGAGCGCGTAGAGGACCAGGCCGCTCGCGAGCAGGCTAATCCAGCGAAGGAGTGGCCGCACGCGCCACCTCCCGCCTTCCCCGGAGCGTTTGAAGGACCAAGGCAAGGGCGAGCAGCCCCGCCCCTGCCAGGTCGGTGTAGAGGCCCGGGGTGACCAAAGGAAGCGAAGCCGCCAGCAGGAGGCCGCGCTCCACAAGCGTCGCCTTCGAGAGGAGCCAGCCCTGGAGCCCCGCGGCCAGGCAGAAGATCCCCACACCGGCCGTCAGGGTGGCCACGCCCACCTCGGGGAGCGAGCCGATCATGAGGAGCGGCGGAGCGTAGACGAACATGAAGGGGACGATATAGAGCACGGCCCCGAGGCGCATCGCCTGGATCGCCGTCGCCATGGGCGGGGAGCCGGCGATACCGGCGGCGGCAAACGGGGACAGGCAGGTCGGCGGGGTCAGGTCAGAGGTCACTCCCATGTAGAAGATGAAGACGCAGCCGATGATGAGCGGCTGTGAAGAGAGCGTAGCCGAATGTTCGCGCGGAAGGCAGACCGGCTTGACGAGGTGCGGGACTCGGGCGCAGAATGCTCTCGCCTGCTCGTGTCCCGACTCTCGTGGGAGGCATTCATGCTGGTCAGCCGACGCCCCTTCGCCTTCGACGATACTGCCCGGCTCATGGCGGGCTTCGCCGCCCTGACGACGGCTCGCCGCCGGCTCGCGACCTGATGTCCGCGGGAACTCCGAGAGTCGCGGTGATCGGGGCCGGCGCCGTTGGGGGCCCTGTCGCGGCGTTCATCACCAAAGCCGGGCTCCCGGTGCAGGCGGCTGTGAAGCGTCCCGAGATTCGACGCGCCATCGAGGAGAGGGGCCTCGTCGTGCACGGAGCCCGGGGGCGCTACGTGGGGAGGCTCCGAGCCGTGGAGGCCATCGAGGACCTCGAGGGTCCCGTGGACGTCGCCTTCCTAGCGGTGAAGACATTCGACACCCTCGACGCCGCCAGGCGGCTGAAGGGCAAACTCTCCGAGGGCGGCTTTGTGGTCACGCTTCAGAACGGGATCACGGTGGACGAGGC
The genomic region above belongs to Candidatus Rokuibacteriota bacterium and contains:
- a CDS encoding cyclase family protein, with product MPRLIDLTIPLAPGVGHPMFRKVHIAPFHVHEIHRRSNADLYMAIHTATHIDAPYHFVAGGTPIDRIPLDRLIGEGVLFRVEPIARPHHRLSVADLRGSLGGNGSGLSGKVALVATGWSNRVFSDALRYFQDSPTLSPEAAAWLADAGVKAVVLDCATDAPEPVPVAEQAMPVHRILLGRGIPIVENCIDLVQIPDRRHTLYAIPLKILDESGAPARVFAVIED
- a CDS encoding TRAP transporter substrate-binding protein, whose product is MRVKLLASVLGALVAIFAISDIAPAQTTVRWKTVATSRPLPQFALWTWLADELDRRTKGQIKVDVVSLPELGLTGFELVRVTKAGLVDIADIILAYVAGEVPVVEAVDLPGLYPSLETSIKAHISFLQAVKRYEDKLGGVVLGGYIWPHQVIFSRKPIRSPADLRGLKIRVYGAGQTEFARALGAEGVPITFAEVYTALERGTVDAAFTGTYPGYALKWYEVTKYMVDVNHGPNSGVLVVSKRSWDRLTPEVQAILRKLGEEFSEKAWDLGRKNTKEGIDKNVEKGMEWVPMTPAMAAAVRETLAKHVLPGWVKRAGPDAKLIFNQYLAPHAGMSVP
- a CDS encoding alpha/beta hydrolase, yielding MPTAFVSGLSIHYLLAGGGPTRLCLVHGAGGAAGLWIRQLEELTDIAQMVALDLPGHGQSGGPGCDRIADYVRAVRELLDALGHSKVVLCGHSMGGAVAQAFALAHPNYLAGLVLVGTGARLRVLPKIFELLARDYPEGVRFVSRLAVSLGAPGHLLESLIRQTLSTSQAVVIGDFRACDAFDVMARLGEIRTPTLVICGTDDQLTPPKYAQFLRDHIAGARLVLISGAGHYVQLERPDETTAALREFLAYLTPPQIRH
- a CDS encoding TRAP transporter large permease subunit; translation: MGVTSDLTPPTCLSPFAAAGIAGSPPMATAIQAMRLGAVLYIVPFMFVYAPPLLMIGSLPEVGVATLTAGVGIFCLAAGLQGWLLSKATLVERGLLLAASLPLVTPGLYTDLAGAGLLALALVLQTLRGRREVARAATPSLD
- a CDS encoding zinc-binding dehydrogenase, which translates into the protein MKAAIYFEYGGPDVLRYAEVPGPQLGPGDAVVRIHAVSLNAFDLMARSGRYKPNPGFPHILGSDFSGEVAEIDPEAGAPVRVGQRVTAWWVVPCGRCEQCLSGHPNRCALDYKYLGAHLPGAYAEYVKLPAINLIPIPDSMSWEEAAAFPTAFGTAWHMLVTNANLRPGETVLIHAAGSGVSTAAVQIAKLVGAYVFVTASADWKLERARALGADEGINYATQDFQQEIMRRTDKRGVDVVLEHVGGDVWDRSIRSLTRGGRLVTTGGTAGYEVSMNVAYVFHKELKLIGANSTTKGELEAMLPLLEAGRLKPVVDRVFPLEDASEAHRYMESRKHFGKVVLRVSH